One stretch of Salmo trutta chromosome 7, fSalTru1.1, whole genome shotgun sequence DNA includes these proteins:
- the rassf9 gene encoding ras association domain-containing protein 9 encodes MAPFGKNFLKARLKNRAKDKDDKETVPGKEIQVSVCDEEKVVCGVTKHTTCADIVQALLDDHKTIPESKRNLHGDPKDFCLLERWKGFERALPPLTRILRLWNAWGDQRPFIQFTLVKASDFVPQAGCKKGAKSKGAKGAKRWEQGPAQYSQSLPVERQKRMVKKAFRKLEKIHKEKRVVGSSPGSEEIDRMVQLLIQQDHTIRHQIQRMRELDCEMERFEMELQGGQQDTELLHEGFSSLSPISFPHSHSHNQNLDSQPGVSEQELLQECVYTSDGVAQLEMQLLRHEELIAQLSQDIDVELTRAMLVLPEVPDKDTQLQGATAGVTSDPDLSWEAAELERLQAELRLSLRTGVSLHIQTAQLEKELKGYESTLLFKDQNCWQLASQLSTLQVVDSVQETPRLGTMKCPAPCTVPQAVRLKHSLSPTDVTDTDSDTGISSTHSQDSLSPCLDMILPPLDTDV; translated from the coding sequence AGCGAAGGACAAAGATGACAAGGAAACTGTGCCAGGAAAGGAGATccaggtgtctgtgtgtgatgaggAGAAGGTGGTGTGCGGTGTCACCAAACACACTACGTGTGCTGACATAGTGCAGGCCTTGCTGGACGACCACAAGACCATTCCTGAGAGCAAGAGAAATCTGCACGGCGACCCTAAAGACTTCTGCCTGCTGGAGCGCTGGAAAGGCTTTGAGAGGGCTTTGCCCCCATTAACCCGCATCCTCAGGCTATGGAACGCCTGGGGAGACCAGCGACCGTTCATCCAGTTCACCCTGGTCAAGGCCAGCGATTTTGTACCCCAAGCAGGATGCAAGAAGGGAGCCAAATCGAAGGGGGCTAAGGGTGCTAAGAGATGGGAGCAAGGCCCGGCCCAGTACTCCCAGTCACTGCCAGTGGAGAGGCAGAAACGGATGGTGAAGAAGGCCTTCAGGAAGCTGGAGAAGATCCATAAGGAGAAGAGGGTAGTGGGATCTtctccgggcagcgaggagataGACAGGATGGTTCAGCTGCTTATCCAACAGGACCACACCATCCGGCATCAGATCCAGAGGATGAGGGAGCTGGACTGTGAGATGGAACGCTTCGAGATGGAGCTGCAGGGAGGACAACAGGATACAGAGCTTCTCCATGAGGGATTCTCCTCACTCTCTCCGATCTCCTTCccccacagccacagccacaaccagAACCTGGACAGCCAGCCAGGGGTTTCAGAGCaggagctgctgcaggagtgcGTGTATACTAGTGACGGTGTGGCCCAGTTGGAGATGCAGCTGCTCAGGCACGAGGAGCTTATAGCCCAGCTGTCCCAGGACATCGACGTAGAACTGACGAGGGCCATGTTAGTGTTGCCGGAGGTCCCCGACAAGGATACTCAGTTACAGGGGGCAACGGCAGGGGTAACTTCTGACCCAGACCTGTCCTGGGAAGCGGCAGAACTGGAGAGACTGCAGGCCGAACTGAGGCTTAGTCTGCGCACCGGTGTGTCCCTTCACATCCAAACGGCCCAGCTGGAGAAGGAGCTGAAGGGCTATGAATCCACACTGCTCTTCAAGGACCAGAATTGCTGGCAGCTGGCTTCCCAGCTGAGCACACTGCAGGTGGTGGACAGCGTGCAGGAAACACCCAGGCTTGGGACCATGAAATGCCCGGCCCCATGCACTGTTCCACAGGCAGTGAGACTGAAACACAGCCTGTCCCCTACAGATGTTacagacacagactcagacaCAGGGATCAGCTCCACACACAGTCAGGActcactgtctccctgtctgGACATGATCCTGCCACCGCTGGACACTGATGTCTGA